In one window of Sinorhizobium chiapasense DNA:
- a CDS encoding GntR family transcriptional regulator, protein MARHANLPDENSIDRNHPDALYVQLRNLLKGMIERRELAVNDKLPSERELVAAYGVSRITVRQAVKDLENLGYLQTRPGKGIYVTEPTPIYELEIVRSFTQTAYANNRKPGMRLLSGKIIRADAEVARPLSLPTGADVVFLERLRLLDDVPVVIQRDWFSASLAPGILDIDWTVENRSLYAELENRYGILPSRGQSTLSARLATDVEASFLQLELPAAVLTLDQIAYDTHNRTVNVSAAAYHPTRYPLSLTQSHRRL, encoded by the coding sequence ATGGCACGACACGCAAATCTTCCGGACGAGAATTCCATCGATCGCAACCATCCGGATGCGCTCTACGTGCAACTGCGAAACCTGCTCAAGGGCATGATCGAAAGACGGGAACTTGCGGTCAACGACAAGCTTCCGTCCGAGCGGGAACTGGTCGCGGCCTATGGCGTCAGCCGCATTACGGTGCGCCAGGCAGTGAAGGACCTCGAGAATCTCGGCTATCTGCAGACACGGCCCGGCAAGGGCATCTATGTCACCGAACCAACGCCGATCTATGAACTCGAGATCGTGCGCAGTTTCACCCAGACGGCCTATGCGAACAATCGCAAGCCCGGCATGCGCCTTCTCAGCGGCAAGATCATCCGCGCCGACGCGGAAGTCGCGCGGCCACTGTCCCTGCCGACGGGCGCAGACGTCGTTTTCCTTGAAAGGTTGCGCCTGCTCGATGACGTTCCGGTGGTCATCCAGCGGGACTGGTTTTCCGCCTCGCTCGCACCGGGCATTCTGGACATCGATTGGACGGTCGAGAACCGGTCGCTCTATGCAGAGCTCGAGAACCGCTACGGCATCCTTCCGTCGCGCGGACAATCGACCCTGAGTGCCCGGCTCGCCACCGACGTCGAGGCGTCATTCCTGCAGCTCGAGCTTCCGGCAGCAGTTCTGACGCTGGACCAGATCGCCTACGACACGCACAACCGCACGGTCAATGTGAGCGCCGCCGCCTACCATCCGACCCGCTATCCGCTGTCGTTGACCCAGTCCCACAGAAGGCTGTGA
- a CDS encoding family 4 glycosyl hydrolase, translated as MKLTLIGGGGVRAPLFVGSALRRAERSGLTEICLQDINEQKLDLFGRISQELARRMQSPVRITMSADAERALDGASYVVTTVRPGNEEGRIKDERIALAHGVLGQETTGPGGFAMALRSIPVILKYAEILKKVSPDAWLFNFTNPAGLVAQALQNEGYHRTVGICDGANGAQEALARWYKVPQNDVHAEVYGLNHLSFTRGAKIDGKEVLQPLLDDDAFIRATSQRMFDSKLIRHRRNWINEYLYYYYYAERAVEALKSDERTRGEEVKDLNAALIAKLGTIDLETDAEGALAAYYAYERRRNATYMHYALADAPSMEEADKFVDSVAVGETGEEGEGYAGVALNLVDALQTGKPCYTGLNVRNEGAIDGLRADDVVEVSCVVDKSGIRPLRMGAMPEAQAQLVQNVKRYERLAVHAIKERSRELAVEALMAHPLVLSYSRAVPLVDEYLAAHAQYAGDWS; from the coding sequence ATGAAACTGACCTTGATTGGCGGCGGCGGAGTCCGGGCACCCCTGTTTGTCGGATCCGCCCTCAGGCGCGCGGAGAGAAGCGGTCTGACCGAGATCTGCTTGCAGGACATCAATGAGCAGAAGCTCGATCTCTTCGGGCGGATCAGTCAGGAGCTGGCGCGGCGCATGCAGTCCCCGGTCAGGATCACGATGTCTGCCGATGCCGAGCGGGCGCTGGACGGGGCAAGTTATGTCGTGACCACGGTCCGGCCCGGCAATGAAGAGGGCCGGATCAAGGACGAACGCATCGCGCTTGCCCATGGCGTACTGGGTCAGGAGACCACCGGTCCGGGCGGCTTTGCGATGGCGCTCCGCAGCATTCCGGTCATCCTCAAATACGCGGAAATCCTGAAGAAGGTCAGCCCGGACGCCTGGCTGTTCAACTTCACCAACCCTGCCGGCTTGGTCGCGCAAGCGTTGCAGAATGAAGGCTATCACCGCACTGTCGGCATTTGCGACGGCGCGAACGGCGCGCAGGAAGCCTTGGCCCGCTGGTACAAGGTGCCGCAGAACGACGTGCACGCCGAGGTCTACGGCCTCAACCACCTTTCCTTTACGAGGGGCGCGAAGATCGATGGCAAGGAAGTGCTCCAGCCTTTGCTTGACGACGACGCCTTCATCCGCGCGACGTCGCAGCGCATGTTCGACAGCAAGCTCATCCGTCACCGGCGCAACTGGATCAACGAATACCTCTATTACTACTACTATGCGGAAAGGGCCGTCGAGGCGCTCAAGTCCGACGAGCGCACGCGCGGTGAAGAGGTCAAGGACCTGAACGCGGCATTGATCGCCAAGCTAGGCACGATCGATCTGGAGACGGACGCCGAGGGTGCGCTGGCGGCCTATTATGCCTACGAGCGGCGACGCAACGCGACCTATATGCATTATGCGCTTGCCGATGCGCCAAGCATGGAAGAGGCCGACAAGTTTGTCGACAGCGTTGCGGTCGGAGAGACCGGTGAAGAGGGCGAGGGCTACGCCGGCGTCGCCCTCAACCTTGTCGATGCGCTGCAGACTGGAAAGCCTTGTTACACGGGTCTCAACGTCCGCAACGAGGGCGCGATCGACGGCTTGCGTGCCGACGACGTGGTGGAGGTGAGCTGCGTGGTCGACAAGAGCGGCATCAGGCCGCTCAGGATGGGCGCCATGCCCGAAGCCCAGGCGCAGCTCGTCCAGAACGTCAAGCGCTACGAGCGGCTGGCGGTCCACGCGATCAAGGAGCGGAGTCGCGAACTCGCCGTCGAGGCGCTGATGGCGCATCCGCTCGTGCTCTCCTATTCGCGCGCGGTGCCCCTGGTCGACGAATATCTTGCGGCGCATGCGCAATATGCAGGTGACTGGTCGTGA
- a CDS encoding carbohydrate kinase family protein, which produces MVVGEYYFDLIFRGLPEVPKISADLWAEEFEWVPGAAYSTALALARLGTKAGWWCTFGNDIFSRMIIDEAGRENIDDGLFIHLDKPLRRVSAAFSFAHDRGFISYAEQPEPLPKPKDLDRVRPRILLLQGFSLDEERRALIQAARDLGIIVCSDLQHVDYKLSTPGIEEMLRLIDVFLPNSSEAKALTGEDDVERALASIARFCPTVVIKCGADGAVASSKGEICRVPALTVDVFDTTGAGDCFNAGFVHGLLNEPDLRGAIEIAVICGSLAVTGYGGRNLPFQKDLTKYRRREAAI; this is translated from the coding sequence ATGGTGGTTGGAGAGTACTACTTCGACCTGATCTTCCGCGGTCTCCCGGAGGTGCCGAAGATCAGTGCCGATCTTTGGGCCGAAGAGTTCGAGTGGGTGCCAGGTGCTGCCTATTCGACAGCGTTGGCACTTGCCCGGCTTGGAACCAAAGCGGGGTGGTGGTGCACCTTCGGCAACGACATCTTCAGCCGCATGATCATCGATGAAGCGGGGCGGGAAAACATCGATGACGGCCTCTTCATCCACCTGGACAAGCCGTTGCGCCGGGTGAGCGCGGCATTCTCGTTCGCGCATGACCGCGGCTTCATCAGCTATGCCGAACAGCCGGAACCGCTGCCGAAGCCTAAGGATCTCGACCGCGTCAGGCCGCGCATCCTGCTGCTTCAGGGGTTCTCGCTCGACGAGGAGCGGCGCGCGCTCATCCAGGCGGCGCGCGACCTCGGCATTATCGTTTGCTCCGACTTGCAGCACGTGGACTACAAGCTCTCGACGCCCGGCATCGAAGAGATGCTGAGGTTGATCGATGTCTTCCTGCCGAATTCCAGCGAGGCGAAGGCGTTGACTGGCGAGGACGACGTCGAGCGCGCGCTCGCCTCGATTGCCCGTTTCTGCCCGACTGTCGTCATCAAATGCGGCGCTGACGGCGCCGTCGCCTCGTCCAAGGGAGAGATCTGCCGCGTGCCGGCGCTCACCGTGGATGTGTTCGACACAACCGGTGCCGGCGACTGCTTCAACGCCGGCTTCGTCCACGGGCTGCTCAACGAGCCGGATTTGAGGGGCGCGATCGAAATCGCCGTCATCTGCGGATCGCTCGCGGTGACGGGCTATGGCGGCCGCAATCTGCCTTTCCAAAAAGATCTTACGAAATATCGGCGGCGGGAGGCCGCGATATAG
- a CDS encoding ABC transporter substrate-binding protein: protein MKHKLKMLAGMAVVAFASALPARAETVSMFCSATDYELCEKAVAKWSEKTGNEVKLNRMPQNLDDAIPIYQQLFAAQSSDIDVLYIDVIWLGMFKDHLLDVTSMIPEDEVKAHFASATDAARLDGKLLAMPFYIDTGLMFYRKDLLEKYGKEPPKTWEEMTATAKEIQDAERKAGNPDMWGYAWQGRSYEGLTCDALEWIASAGGGTIISDDGEVTINSPVTEAALTRARGWIGTISPEGVLNYDEENSRALFESGNAVFHRNWPYVWGTSQAEGGKLVGKVGVSALPLGAEGQKSSGTLGTAYLGVSKYSEKQELAADLLRYMVGSEDQKMRAIEGGYNPTVAALYEDADVLAKIPFLGMAKTAFEESVARPSAGTGKNYNRISRTFYRAVHDIISGKDDVAKELADLERRLQRDVKAGE from the coding sequence ATGAAACACAAACTGAAAATGCTGGCAGGCATGGCCGTGGTGGCCTTCGCATCGGCGCTCCCGGCGAGGGCCGAAACGGTCTCGATGTTCTGCTCCGCGACCGACTACGAATTGTGTGAAAAGGCGGTCGCGAAGTGGTCGGAAAAGACCGGCAACGAGGTGAAGCTCAACCGGATGCCGCAGAACCTCGACGATGCGATCCCGATCTACCAGCAGCTCTTCGCGGCTCAATCGTCGGACATCGACGTACTCTATATCGACGTCATCTGGCTTGGCATGTTCAAGGATCATCTGCTCGATGTGACGTCGATGATCCCGGAGGATGAGGTGAAGGCGCATTTTGCCTCGGCCACGGATGCCGCGCGCCTCGACGGCAAGCTTCTGGCGATGCCCTTCTATATCGACACGGGGCTGATGTTCTATCGCAAGGACCTGCTCGAGAAATACGGCAAAGAACCACCGAAGACCTGGGAGGAAATGACCGCGACCGCAAAGGAGATCCAGGACGCGGAGCGCAAGGCCGGAAACCCGGATATGTGGGGCTATGCCTGGCAGGGCCGCAGCTACGAGGGTCTGACCTGCGATGCGCTCGAATGGATCGCCTCGGCTGGCGGCGGAACAATCATTTCCGACGATGGTGAGGTCACCATCAACAGCCCTGTGACGGAAGCGGCGCTGACGCGTGCGCGCGGCTGGATCGGCACGATTTCGCCGGAGGGCGTTCTCAACTACGACGAGGAAAATTCGCGCGCCCTCTTCGAAAGCGGCAATGCCGTGTTCCACCGCAACTGGCCCTATGTCTGGGGCACGTCCCAGGCGGAAGGCGGCAAGCTCGTCGGCAAGGTCGGCGTCTCCGCCCTCCCGCTCGGCGCCGAAGGGCAGAAGTCGAGCGGAACGCTCGGCACGGCCTATCTAGGGGTCTCGAAATATTCTGAGAAGCAGGAGCTTGCGGCTGACCTGCTGCGCTACATGGTCGGCTCCGAGGACCAGAAGATGCGCGCGATCGAAGGCGGCTACAACCCGACTGTCGCGGCACTTTACGAAGATGCCGACGTACTGGCGAAGATTCCCTTCCTCGGTATGGCGAAGACGGCCTTCGAGGAATCGGTTGCTCGTCCGTCCGCCGGCACCGGCAAGAACTACAACCGAATTTCCCGCACGTTTTACCGGGCTGTTCATGACATCATCTCCGGCAAGGACGATGTCGCCAAGGAGCTCGCCGATCTCGAACGACGCCTGCAGCGCGACGTGAAAGCCGGCGAATGA
- a CDS encoding sugar phosphate isomerase family, protein MIELANDTRRDNLQTFPAFASIDEVPTHGISVGLRTISEARKCRLLLSGGGKQEALRRITTAGNFDAGWPATIVLECSDREILADRAAAGL, encoded by the coding sequence GTGATCGAACTCGCGAACGACACCCGGCGTGATAACCTTCAGACCTTTCCGGCATTCGCTTCGATCGACGAGGTGCCGACGCATGGGATAAGTGTCGGGCTCAGGACGATCAGCGAGGCGCGCAAGTGCAGGCTGCTTTTGAGCGGCGGCGGTAAGCAGGAGGCTCTGAGGCGCATTACGACGGCAGGCAACTTTGACGCCGGCTGGCCTGCGACCATCGTGCTCGAATGCAGCGACAGAGAAATCCTGGCCGACCGCGCCGCGGCGGGCCTTTGA
- a CDS encoding ABC transporter ATP-binding protein: protein MASVTLKNVSKTFGAYDIIRSIDLEIADGEFMVFVGPSGCGKSTLLRLIAGLVPVSEGDVFIGGEQVTDVPASKRGLAFVFQSYALYPHMNVSRNISFALETARLGRDEIRRRVAKVAEMLKIGHLLDRRPRQLSGGQRQRVAIGRALVGQPELFLFDEPLSNLDADLRMEMRFEIAKLHADVKTTMIYVTHDQTEAMTLADRIVILNQGRIEQVGRPRELYDRPANRFVAGFLGSPRMNFAPLDRAGSSGSMLRGVGGFYHAAELAGADSPVEIGLRPEALKLVSAETKGAIRGTFERMEDLGYEYVCYVRLSETLVWTVRSTGSPPAFAEGQSVGLGWQPESLYLFGEDGRRIDHGSAVQLASGASL, encoded by the coding sequence ATGGCTTCAGTCACCTTGAAAAACGTCAGCAAGACCTTTGGCGCCTACGATATCATCCGGTCGATCGATCTGGAAATCGCGGACGGCGAGTTCATGGTATTCGTCGGCCCGTCGGGCTGCGGGAAGTCGACGCTCTTGCGCTTGATCGCCGGGCTTGTCCCGGTCTCCGAAGGTGACGTCTTCATCGGTGGCGAGCAGGTGACCGACGTCCCGGCATCGAAGCGGGGGCTTGCCTTCGTCTTCCAGTCCTATGCGCTCTACCCGCACATGAACGTGTCGCGCAATATCAGCTTCGCGCTCGAGACAGCGCGCCTCGGCAGGGACGAGATCCGCCGCCGCGTCGCAAAGGTCGCGGAAATGCTGAAGATCGGCCATCTGCTCGACCGGCGCCCGCGGCAGCTTTCCGGCGGCCAGCGGCAGCGCGTGGCGATCGGCCGGGCGCTAGTCGGCCAGCCCGAGCTTTTCCTTTTCGACGAACCGCTGTCCAATCTCGACGCCGATCTGCGCATGGAAATGCGCTTCGAGATCGCCAAGCTGCATGCCGACGTGAAGACGACGATGATCTATGTGACGCATGACCAGACCGAGGCGATGACGCTCGCCGACCGGATCGTCATCCTCAATCAGGGGCGCATAGAACAGGTCGGACGGCCGAGGGAGCTTTATGATCGGCCGGCGAACAGATTCGTCGCCGGTTTTCTCGGCAGTCCGCGGATGAACTTCGCGCCGCTCGACCGCGCTGGCTCGTCGGGCAGCATGCTCCGGGGCGTTGGCGGCTTTTATCACGCCGCCGAGCTCGCCGGCGCCGACAGCCCTGTCGAGATCGGCCTCAGGCCCGAAGCCCTCAAGCTGGTGAGCGCCGAGACCAAGGGCGCGATCCGCGGAACATTCGAGCGCATGGAAGACCTCGGCTACGAATATGTCTGTTATGTGCGGCTCAGCGAAACGCTGGTCTGGACGGTGCGCTCGACTGGAAGCCCGCCTGCATTCGCAGAAGGCCAGTCGGTGGGCCTCGGCTGGCAGCCTGAAAGCCTCTACCTATTCGGAGAGGACGGGCGACGGATCGATCATGGTAGCGCCGTCCAGCTGGCATCGGGAGCTTCGCTGTGA
- a CDS encoding carbohydrate ABC transporter permease, with amino-acid sequence MSAAERMRRQQNRTAWLFLLPLIIALVGVAIWPLARSIFFSFTDAFLDAPANYGFVGIDNFITVAEDPVFWRAVKNTLFFTVISVGLETLLGLAIALLLHRAFVGRGVVRAAILVPWAMPMVVSTRIWEWMLNDQFGLVNKLFVTLGLVEKGIAWTAEPSLILYTVIFIDVWVTTPFMVLLILAGLQLIPEEIYEAAEVSGVPHWKRFWSITLPLAMPAIGVAMLFRTLDALRMFDLSYVLAANNENTMTMSIYARDQLISFQDLGLGSAASTWVFMIIGLIAILIVGVLRLDRTTG; translated from the coding sequence GTGAGTGCGGCCGAGAGGATGCGGCGCCAGCAGAACCGCACGGCGTGGCTGTTTCTGCTGCCGCTGATCATCGCGCTCGTCGGCGTCGCGATCTGGCCGCTCGCACGCAGCATATTTTTTTCCTTCACCGACGCCTTCCTCGACGCACCGGCGAACTACGGCTTTGTCGGGATCGACAATTTCATAACCGTCGCCGAAGATCCGGTGTTCTGGCGCGCGGTCAAGAACACGCTGTTTTTTACGGTCATATCTGTCGGTCTTGAGACGCTTCTGGGGCTCGCAATCGCGCTTTTGCTCCACCGAGCCTTCGTCGGCCGGGGCGTCGTCAGGGCTGCCATCCTCGTGCCCTGGGCGATGCCGATGGTCGTCTCGACACGGATATGGGAATGGATGCTCAACGACCAGTTCGGCCTCGTCAACAAGCTGTTCGTGACGCTGGGCCTCGTCGAGAAGGGGATCGCCTGGACCGCCGAACCCTCGCTCATCCTCTATACGGTGATCTTCATCGACGTGTGGGTGACGACACCGTTCATGGTGCTCCTCATCCTTGCCGGGCTTCAGTTGATTCCCGAGGAGATCTACGAGGCGGCGGAGGTTTCCGGCGTGCCGCACTGGAAGCGCTTCTGGTCGATAACGCTGCCGCTCGCGATGCCCGCGATCGGCGTCGCGATGCTGTTTCGCACGCTCGATGCGCTCCGGATGTTCGACCTGAGCTACGTGCTCGCGGCAAACAATGAAAACACCATGACGATGTCGATCTATGCGCGCGACCAGTTGATCAGCTTCCAGGACCTCGGCCTCGGCTCGGCGGCCTCGACCTGGGTCTTCATGATCATCGGGCTGATCGCGATCCTTATCGTCGGCGTCCTGCGCCTCGACCGGACAACGGGGTGA
- a CDS encoding carbohydrate ABC transporter permease, whose translation MAMTTTASAKRYSNSTYRTIRRARTFGLYVGVAAVLVYMLFPYYWAIVSSTRSGQALYQFSLAPSLDFSNYWQLFHNPVFMGALINSGLVAFASTMISLVIGILAAYALGRLHFSPGRIILIAVLMISIFPQVVVLSGMFEVIGWLGLYNRPSALIVSYLILTLPFTTWILTSFIRDLPTELEEAALIDGCSRLRVLTHVLLPLMGPAIASTGLLSFILAWNEFLFALTFILTDENRTVPVAIGLLTGSSRYEYPFGQIMAASVTVTLPLLVLVLIFQRKIVAGLTSGAVKG comes from the coding sequence ATGGCAATGACGACGACCGCCTCTGCAAAACGCTATTCCAACAGCACCTACCGCACGATCCGGCGCGCGAGGACTTTCGGCCTCTATGTCGGCGTCGCAGCCGTGCTCGTCTACATGCTCTTTCCCTATTACTGGGCGATCGTGTCGTCGACCAGATCCGGCCAGGCGCTCTACCAGTTCAGTCTCGCGCCATCGCTGGATTTCAGCAACTATTGGCAGTTGTTCCACAACCCGGTTTTCATGGGCGCGCTCATAAATTCCGGTCTCGTCGCTTTCGCGAGCACGATGATCTCGCTGGTGATCGGCATTCTTGCAGCCTATGCGCTCGGGAGGCTGCATTTTTCGCCGGGCCGGATCATCCTGATCGCGGTCCTGATGATCTCGATTTTCCCGCAGGTGGTCGTGCTCTCGGGTATGTTCGAAGTTATCGGCTGGCTTGGGCTCTATAACCGTCCGTCGGCGCTCATCGTCTCCTATCTTATCCTCACGCTGCCATTCACCACCTGGATCTTGACGAGCTTCATTCGCGATCTGCCGACCGAACTCGAGGAGGCGGCGCTCATCGACGGTTGTTCGCGGCTGAGGGTCCTGACCCACGTTCTGCTGCCGCTGATGGGACCGGCGATCGCCAGCACCGGGCTGCTCTCGTTCATTCTGGCGTGGAACGAATTCCTCTTCGCGCTCACCTTTATCCTGACCGACGAGAACCGGACCGTGCCGGTTGCGATCGGCCTGCTTACCGGCAGCAGCCGTTACGAATATCCGTTCGGCCAGATCATGGCCGCGTCGGTGACGGTCACGTTGCCGCTGTTGGTGCTGGTGTTGATTTTCCAGCGCAAGATCGTCGCTGGCCTGACATCGGGTGCCGTGAAAGGATAG
- a CDS encoding DUF2735 domain-containing protein — translation MAESLYRRSATIYPFPAKPFRRAENRREEMPDLEAQDICAAAIDGCWYHEEAVRAEAKEHPGIPGKLN, via the coding sequence ATGGCCGAGAGTTTATACCGCAGGTCGGCGACGATATATCCGTTCCCCGCGAAGCCCTTCAGAAGGGCGGAGAATCGCCGCGAGGAAATGCCGGATCTCGAGGCGCAAGACATTTGCGCCGCCGCCATAGACGGCTGCTGGTACCACGAAGAGGCCGTTCGCGCCGAAGCCAAAGAGCATCCAGGCATTCCGGGCAAGCTGAACTAG
- a CDS encoding glutamine synthetase beta-grasp domain-containing protein yields MTKYKLEYIWLDGYTPVPNLRGKTQIKEFDAFPTLEQLPLWGFDGSSTMQAEGRSSDCVLKPVAIYPDPVRTNGVLVMCEVMMPDGKTPHPSNSRATILDDEGAWFGFEQEYFFYKDGRPLGFPEHGYPAPQGPYYTGVGYKNVGDIARQIVEEHLDICLAAGINHEGINAEVAKGQWEFQIFGKGSKKAADEVWMARYLLQRLTEKYGIDIEWHCKPLGDTDWNGSGMHCNFSTAYMREVGGKDYFEALMAAFETNLHEHIAVYGPDNHLRLTGKHETAPWNKFSYGVADRGASIRVPHSFVNNGYKGYLEDRRPNSQGCPYQIASQVLKTISTVPTEGSVAKVA; encoded by the coding sequence ATGACAAAGTATAAGCTCGAGTATATCTGGCTCGACGGCTACACCCCGGTACCGAACCTGCGCGGAAAAACGCAGATCAAGGAATTCGATGCATTCCCGACGCTCGAGCAGCTCCCGCTCTGGGGCTTCGATGGTAGCTCGACGATGCAGGCCGAAGGCCGCAGCTCCGACTGCGTGCTGAAACCGGTCGCGATCTATCCGGACCCGGTTCGCACCAACGGCGTACTGGTCATGTGCGAAGTCATGATGCCGGACGGCAAAACCCCGCATCCGTCGAACAGCCGCGCGACGATCCTCGACGACGAGGGCGCCTGGTTCGGTTTCGAGCAGGAATATTTCTTCTACAAGGACGGCCGCCCGCTGGGCTTTCCGGAGCATGGCTACCCGGCGCCACAGGGCCCGTACTACACCGGCGTCGGCTACAAGAACGTCGGCGACATCGCACGCCAGATCGTCGAAGAGCACCTCGACATCTGCCTCGCTGCCGGCATCAACCATGAAGGCATCAATGCCGAAGTCGCCAAGGGCCAGTGGGAATTCCAGATCTTCGGCAAGGGTTCGAAAAAGGCTGCCGACGAAGTCTGGATGGCTCGCTACCTGCTGCAGCGCCTGACGGAAAAGTACGGCATCGACATCGAGTGGCACTGCAAGCCGCTCGGCGATACCGACTGGAACGGCTCCGGCATGCACTGCAACTTCTCGACCGCCTATATGCGCGAAGTCGGCGGCAAGGACTATTTCGAGGCGCTGATGGCTGCCTTCGAGACGAACCTGCATGAGCACATCGCCGTCTACGGCCCGGACAATCACCTGCGCCTGACCGGCAAGCATGAGACGGCGCCGTGGAACAAGTTCAGCTATGGCGTTGCCGACCGCGGCGCATCGATCCGCGTTCCGCACAGCTTCGTCAACAACGGCTACAAGGGCTATCTCGAAGACCGCCGCCCCAACTCCCAGGGCTGCCCCTACCAGATCGCTTCGCAGGTGCTGAAGACGATCTCGACCGTTCCGACCGAAGGCAGCGTCGCGAAAGTCGCATAA
- a CDS encoding TIGR01458 family HAD-type hydrolase, which produces MISGVLLDLAGVIYDGDVAVSGATEAVLRLREAGLPIRFVSNTTRSTKPAVLDRLARLGLSVAADEVFTPAEAARQWLTEHGRSPHLLVHPNLVQEFDDLTRGLPKAVVVGDAGEAFDYRALNAAFRELIDGAELLALAPNRTFMDSDGKLSLDAGAFVTGLEFASQKSAIVLGKPSQPFFRSALATINCPDTQAVMVGDDAETDVAGALQAGLAHALLVRTGKYREGDESRFEPAPTATLRDISEAVDWIIDARMR; this is translated from the coding sequence ATGATCAGCGGTGTGCTTTTGGATCTTGCCGGCGTCATCTATGACGGCGACGTGGCCGTGTCCGGCGCAACGGAGGCCGTTCTGCGCCTGCGCGAAGCAGGCCTTCCCATCCGCTTCGTCAGCAACACCACCCGCTCGACCAAGCCGGCCGTTCTCGACCGGCTCGCGCGGCTGGGCCTTTCCGTGGCGGCCGACGAAGTCTTCACGCCGGCTGAGGCGGCGCGCCAATGGCTCACCGAACATGGCCGATCGCCACATCTGCTCGTCCATCCCAATCTCGTACAGGAATTCGACGATCTGACACGCGGTCTGCCGAAGGCCGTTGTTGTCGGTGACGCGGGGGAAGCTTTCGATTACCGGGCGCTCAACGCGGCGTTTCGAGAATTGATTGATGGCGCGGAATTGCTGGCGCTTGCCCCGAACCGGACTTTCATGGATTCCGACGGGAAGCTCAGCCTCGACGCCGGAGCATTCGTAACAGGACTGGAATTCGCCAGCCAGAAGAGCGCCATCGTGCTCGGGAAGCCGTCGCAGCCCTTCTTCCGGTCTGCGCTCGCGACGATCAATTGTCCGGACACGCAAGCCGTAATGGTGGGTGACGACGCCGAAACAGATGTCGCGGGGGCCCTGCAGGCAGGCTTGGCGCACGCCCTCTTGGTGCGCACAGGCAAGTACCGGGAAGGCGACGAGAGCCGGTTCGAGCCGGCACCGACCGCGACGCTTCGCGATATTTCCGAAGCGGTCGACTGGATCATCGACGCAAGAATGCGCTGA